Proteins from a single region of Chroococcidiopsis sp. TS-821:
- a CDS encoding PotD/PotF family extracellular solute-binding protein has translation MRKFLSYVLLFFVALLLPLGCSGSNQTNVTDGSTPSNVLSVYNWSTYIAPEVITQFEKEFNAKVKYDTYENNEALYAKIQPGNPGYDVAFPGDYMVEIMANEGLLEELNLENIPNRKHLDSTFVNAPYDPENRYSLPYQWGTLGIGYNITATNNQEIDSWAAMFDPKYAGRVAWLDEMRYTTGAVLMYLGFDPNTTNPAEIQQARDFLVKHQDAIAAFVPDTGQILLDQGEVDLTYEWSGDIFQVMEENDQIRYAIPKEGTIVWTDNMVVLKGAPNKELAERFINFILEPEVGAKISNFIHYGSPNKTARDKGLINEADLKNPAIYPPPEVFAKLKYINDVGQATPLYDEAWNEVKVAVGK, from the coding sequence ATGAGAAAATTTTTGAGTTATGTATTGTTATTTTTTGTTGCTTTACTATTGCCACTTGGATGTAGTGGAAGTAACCAAACAAACGTTACTGATGGTAGTACGCCGTCGAATGTGTTAAGTGTTTATAACTGGTCTACTTATATTGCTCCTGAGGTTATTACTCAGTTTGAAAAAGAATTTAACGCTAAAGTTAAATACGACACGTACGAGAATAATGAAGCACTGTACGCCAAAATTCAGCCAGGAAATCCAGGTTATGACGTTGCCTTTCCTGGAGATTACATGGTTGAAATTATGGCTAATGAAGGTCTATTAGAAGAATTGAATTTAGAGAATATTCCTAATCGAAAACATTTAGATTCAACATTTGTAAATGCACCATACGATCCTGAAAATAGATATAGTTTGCCTTATCAATGGGGAACTTTAGGAATTGGTTACAACATTACAGCAACAAATAATCAAGAAATCGATAGCTGGGCGGCGATGTTCGATCCTAAGTATGCAGGAAGAGTCGCTTGGCTGGATGAAATGCGCTATACCACTGGTGCAGTTTTGATGTATCTCGGTTTCGATCCAAACACGACTAACCCCGCAGAAATTCAACAAGCACGAGATTTTTTAGTCAAGCATCAAGATGCGATCGCTGCCTTTGTTCCTGACACTGGTCAAATCTTACTCGATCAAGGTGAAGTTGACCTCACTTACGAGTGGAGTGGCGATATTTTTCAAGTGATGGAAGAAAACGATCAAATCCGCTACGCCATTCCCAAAGAAGGAACAATCGTCTGGACAGATAACATGGTAGTTCTCAAGGGCGCCCCTAACAAAGAACTCGCCGAAAGATTTATTAACTTTATCCTGGAACCCGAAGTCGGGGCAAAAATCTCCAACTTCATTCACTACGGTTCCCCCAACAAAACCGCTAGAGACAAAGGACTCATCAACGAAGCCGACTTAAAAAACCCCGCCATTTATCCCCCGCCCGAAGTTTTTGCCAAACTCAAGTACATCAACGACGTCGGACAAGCAACACCACTGTACGACGAAGCCTGGAACGAAGTCAAAGTCGCAGTAGGCAAATAA
- a CDS encoding DUF2996 domain-containing protein: MADEQTPTTNGEEKPNVAKAPEGKTAGKEAPPSTVEEQAPSVVSENLHSTDEPETTDIPSANAPDPQAANPEVNPNAAKAESADKASTAEQSEETPAAKPAAKKAPPAAKAAGDKPAPKAKKEKPPAVEDKPFAEFIQQDYLPALQKALAKEGVQDLDLKFTKEKINVAGITDECWQVKGSWLEGRRQFNIYFPEESIQGQRAFSCYEGSKPSAIEPFLIDERRITLDLMVFGVMQRLNGQKWLSRN, encoded by the coding sequence ATGGCAGACGAACAAACTCCAACGACAAATGGAGAAGAAAAACCTAACGTTGCTAAAGCCCCTGAAGGAAAAACGGCGGGAAAGGAAGCTCCCCCTAGTACTGTAGAGGAACAAGCGCCTAGCGTTGTATCAGAAAATCTTCACAGTACGGATGAACCTGAAACCACAGACATCCCCTCTGCAAATGCTCCCGATCCGCAAGCAGCAAATCCTGAAGTCAACCCAAATGCTGCTAAAGCCGAATCAGCAGACAAAGCATCAACTGCTGAACAATCAGAAGAAACTCCTGCTGCTAAACCAGCAGCGAAAAAAGCTCCTCCTGCTGCAAAAGCTGCTGGCGATAAACCCGCCCCTAAAGCAAAAAAAGAAAAACCCCCCGCGGTTGAAGATAAGCCTTTTGCCGAATTCATCCAACAGGACTACCTTCCGGCTCTGCAAAAAGCACTTGCTAAAGAAGGCGTTCAAGACTTGGATCTGAAGTTTACTAAAGAAAAGATCAATGTGGCTGGAATAACCGATGAATGCTGGCAGGTGAAAGGTTCTTGGCTAGAAGGACGACGACAGTTTAATATCTATTTTCCGGAAGAAAGTATCCAAGGACAACGCGCGTTTTCTTGCTACGAAGGTTCTAAACCTAGCGCGATTGAGCCATTTTTGATTGACGAGCGCCGGATAACGCTTGACTTAATGGTATTTGGCGTGATGCAGCGCTTAAATGGTCAAAAGTGGTTATCTCGAAATTGA
- a CDS encoding phosphorylase, giving the protein MVLEPGKLWIRVIEQTKFALRTGALQSIPTDYEFIEQNGISFLVRTLSNLVRKDEAQKQDKITAIGNFNPFLPYEEDLFVADISETHLCLLNKFNVVDHHLLIITRAFEEQENWLNWRDFQAMWVTLAEIDGLAFYNGGKMAGASQKHKHLQLVPLPLTPQGVKLPIEKAIAATQFTGSIGRSPLFPFVHAIAQLDPNWVTSPDTAATATLKCYQNLLHAVGIETNDFKSDKQSSAYNLLATRQWMLVVPRSQESFKSISVNSLGFAGSLFVRNDEQMQILKSYGPMTVLQQVTSG; this is encoded by the coding sequence GTGGTGTTAGAACCTGGTAAATTGTGGATAAGGGTCATTGAGCAAACAAAGTTCGCTTTACGCACTGGCGCACTTCAGTCGATTCCTACTGATTACGAATTTATCGAGCAAAACGGTATTAGTTTTCTTGTCCGCACGTTATCCAACTTGGTGCGTAAGGATGAAGCGCAAAAGCAGGATAAGATTACTGCTATTGGTAATTTTAATCCGTTTCTACCTTACGAAGAAGACTTGTTTGTTGCAGATATCTCTGAGACGCATTTGTGTTTATTGAATAAATTTAACGTTGTCGATCATCACTTGTTGATAATCACTCGTGCGTTTGAAGAGCAGGAAAATTGGCTCAATTGGCGCGATTTTCAAGCAATGTGGGTCACTTTAGCTGAAATAGATGGTTTAGCGTTTTATAACGGCGGAAAGATGGCGGGTGCAAGTCAAAAACACAAACATTTACAACTTGTTCCCTTACCACTGACACCTCAAGGAGTTAAACTGCCAATCGAAAAAGCGATCGCTGCTACTCAATTTACAGGTTCTATCGGTAGATCCCCGCTATTTCCGTTTGTGCACGCGATCGCCCAACTCGATCCCAACTGGGTAACATCTCCCGATACCGCTGCCACTGCAACGCTAAAATGCTATCAAAATCTACTTCATGCTGTTGGAATTGAGACAAACGATTTTAAAAGCGACAAGCAATCAAGTGCGTATAATTTACTGGCAACACGTCAATGGATGTTAGTTGTACCGCGATCGCAAGAAAGTTTTAAGTCAATATCCGTCAATTCCTTAGGGTTCGCCGGATCGCTATTTGTCCGCAACGACGAGCAAATGCAGATTCTTAAATCATATGGTCCGATGACGGTTTTGCAGCAAGTTACGAGTGGCTAG
- a CDS encoding primary-amine oxidase, with protein sequence MTTAHLPHTSTKPTTGQHPLDPLTPEEITIAVATVKAEYNLGEKVRFPMVVLKEPPKSVVLNFKEGDDIEREAFICILNNEDGLTYEAVVSLNTKTVKSWKQIPDVQPSIMLDEFIECEAAVKASPEFQEAIKKRGITDPSLVMVDPWSAGYYAIEDEKGLRLSRALCWVRSSPTDNGYARPIEGVIPVVDLNKMEVIRVEDYGVVPLPPNPGNYSTEFVKNLRSDIKPLEIIQPEGPSFEVQGHFIKWQKWQFRIGFTPREGLVLYTVGYEDQGRVRPIIYRASLADMVVPYGDPRPQHYRKNAFDVGEYGVGTLANSLTLGCDCLGEIRYFDAYMTNSRGQVVKIENAVCMHEEDYGILWKHVDWRTEHTEVRRSRRLVVSFIATVGNYEYGFFWYFYQDGTIQYEVKLTGIVNTAAAMPDEVPKYGTLIAPQLNAPIHQHFFNVRLDMCVDGENNSVYEVNTQAEPMGPDNPYGNAFYAESTLLATESEAQRIIDPFTGRYWKIVNPAVRNSLGQPVSYKLMPGENILPFAHPESSVIKRAGFMTKHLWVTPYNPDELYAAGDYPNQHPGDAGLPAWTKANRKIENTDVVVWYTFGHNHVTRPEDWPVMPVSYIGFMLKPVGFFDASPAIDVPPSVAKHKCCS encoded by the coding sequence ATGACTACTGCACATTTACCGCATACCTCGACAAAACCAACTACAGGACAGCACCCACTCGATCCACTCACACCTGAAGAAATCACAATTGCTGTCGCAACGGTTAAAGCAGAGTACAACTTGGGAGAAAAAGTTAGGTTTCCGATGGTTGTTCTGAAGGAACCACCGAAGAGTGTTGTGCTTAACTTTAAAGAAGGTGACGATATTGAGCGCGAGGCTTTTATTTGCATCCTTAATAATGAAGATGGATTGACCTATGAGGCGGTTGTGTCGCTGAATACGAAAACCGTCAAGTCATGGAAGCAGATTCCTGATGTCCAACCGTCGATTATGCTTGATGAGTTTATTGAGTGCGAGGCGGCGGTAAAAGCAAGTCCTGAGTTTCAGGAAGCAATTAAAAAACGAGGAATTACCGATCCAAGTTTAGTGATGGTTGACCCGTGGTCAGCAGGCTACTATGCCATTGAAGACGAAAAGGGATTGCGACTGTCAAGGGCTTTGTGCTGGGTACGTTCGAGTCCGACCGATAATGGCTATGCACGTCCAATTGAAGGCGTCATTCCAGTTGTTGACTTGAACAAAATGGAAGTAATTCGGGTGGAAGATTACGGAGTTGTTCCTTTACCACCAAATCCAGGAAATTACTCGACAGAGTTTGTTAAAAATTTACGCAGTGACATTAAACCTCTAGAAATTATCCAGCCGGAAGGTCCTAGTTTTGAGGTGCAAGGTCATTTTATCAAGTGGCAAAAGTGGCAGTTTCGCATCGGGTTTACTCCAAGAGAAGGTTTAGTTTTATACACTGTAGGTTACGAAGACCAAGGGCGCGTGCGTCCGATTATATACCGCGCCTCGTTAGCTGATATGGTTGTACCGTATGGCGATCCGCGACCGCAACATTATCGTAAAAATGCGTTTGACGTTGGCGAGTATGGCGTCGGAACTTTGGCGAATTCTTTAACTTTAGGTTGCGATTGCTTGGGCGAAATTCGCTACTTTGATGCGTACATGACGAATAGTCGCGGACAAGTGGTGAAGATTGAGAATGCAGTGTGTATGCACGAAGAAGATTATGGCATACTCTGGAAACACGTTGACTGGCGAACAGAACATACTGAAGTCAGGCGATCGCGTCGTTTAGTCGTATCGTTTATCGCAACTGTTGGTAACTACGAATACGGATTTTTCTGGTATTTTTACCAAGATGGGACAATTCAGTACGAAGTGAAACTCACTGGTATTGTCAACACTGCTGCGGCAATGCCCGATGAAGTACCCAAGTACGGGACGCTGATTGCACCGCAGTTAAACGCCCCGATTCACCAACATTTCTTTAATGTGCGTCTAGATATGTGCGTTGATGGGGAAAATAACTCGGTTTATGAAGTGAATACCCAAGCAGAACCAATGGGACCTGATAATCCATACGGTAATGCTTTCTATGCAGAGTCTACGCTTTTAGCAACCGAGTCAGAAGCGCAACGTATCATCGATCCATTCACAGGACGTTATTGGAAAATTGTCAATCCTGCGGTACGCAATAGCCTTGGTCAACCTGTGAGTTATAAGCTCATGCCAGGAGAGAATATTTTACCGTTTGCGCATCCTGAATCGAGCGTGATTAAGCGCGCGGGATTTATGACAAAGCATTTATGGGTGACTCCGTACAACCCTGATGAACTTTATGCTGCGGGTGATTATCCTAATCAGCATCCAGGTGATGCAGGACTTCCGGCTTGGACAAAGGCTAATCGCAAAATTGAGAATACGGATGTTGTGGTTTGGTATACGTTTGGACACAATCACGTAACTCGTCCTGAAGATTGGCCTGTGATGCCTGTATCTTACATCGGTTTTATGTTGAAACCTGTGGGCTTTTTTGATGCAAGTCCGGCGATTGACGTTCCTCCCTCAGTGGCGAAGCATAAGTGTTGTTCTTGA
- a CDS encoding aspartate aminotransferase family protein: protein MPFTANRQFKAQPRFLVAAEGMYYTSDDGRQILDGTGGLWCVNAGHSRKEIAAAVADQITRLDFAPAFQMGHPVAFEFANRLTELLPGDLNHVFFTNSGSEAVDTALKMAIAYHWIRGEASRQRLIGRERAYHGVNFGGVAVGGIGANRKFFGNLLAGVDHLPHTHNLEKNAFSQGQPEWGMHLADELERIIALHDASTIAAAIVEPVAGATGVLIPPVGYLQRLREICDKYGILLIFDEVITGFGRLGEPFAANYFGVVPDIITVAKGITNGTVPMGAVFVRQGIYDTFVQKTQQGIEFFHGYTYSGHPVSCAAGMATLDIYLQEKLLSRVQELATYWQDAAHSLRGLPHVIDIRNLGLLAAIELEPIPDKPGARGFETFLRCYELGALVRAAGDNIALSPPLIIEKQQIDRLFETLAKAFKMA from the coding sequence ATGCCTTTTACCGCTAATCGCCAGTTTAAAGCGCAACCTCGGTTCTTAGTAGCAGCTGAGGGAATGTACTATACTTCTGATGATGGTCGGCAAATTTTGGATGGTACAGGTGGGCTGTGGTGTGTCAATGCTGGACACAGTCGGAAAGAAATTGCAGCAGCTGTCGCCGATCAAATCACGCGGTTAGATTTTGCACCCGCGTTTCAAATGGGACACCCAGTGGCGTTTGAATTTGCCAATCGACTGACAGAATTGCTTCCTGGAGATTTGAATCATGTTTTTTTCACGAATTCAGGTTCAGAAGCGGTAGATACGGCATTAAAGATGGCGATCGCCTACCATTGGATACGTGGCGAAGCTTCCCGTCAGCGGTTAATTGGTAGAGAACGCGCTTATCATGGTGTGAATTTTGGTGGTGTCGCAGTTGGTGGAATTGGGGCAAATCGCAAGTTTTTTGGTAACTTACTCGCAGGTGTCGATCACTTACCGCATACGCATAACTTAGAAAAAAATGCCTTTAGTCAAGGACAACCCGAATGGGGAATGCACCTTGCTGATGAACTTGAACGAATAATTGCTTTACACGATGCTTCAACAATCGCCGCAGCGATCGTGGAACCTGTCGCGGGTGCTACTGGCGTATTAATTCCTCCTGTCGGCTACTTGCAACGCTTGCGCGAAATTTGTGATAAATACGGCATTTTGCTGATTTTTGATGAAGTAATTACAGGTTTTGGGCGACTTGGCGAACCGTTTGCCGCAAATTATTTCGGTGTCGTACCAGATATAATTACTGTTGCCAAAGGAATCACAAACGGGACAGTGCCAATGGGTGCAGTGTTTGTCCGTCAAGGAATTTATGATACTTTTGTGCAAAAAACGCAACAAGGTATCGAATTTTTTCACGGATACACATACTCTGGACATCCGGTTTCCTGCGCCGCAGGTATGGCGACATTAGATATTTATCTTCAAGAAAAACTACTATCGCGCGTTCAAGAGTTGGCAACTTATTGGCAAGATGCTGCGCATAGTTTACGAGGTTTACCGCACGTCATTGATATCCGTAATCTCGGTTTACTCGCAGCGATAGAGTTAGAACCAATTCCCGATAAACCAGGCGCGCGTGGCTTCGAGACTTTCTTGCGTTGTTACGAGTTAGGGGCGCTGGTACGCGCTGCGGGAGATAATATCGCGTTATCTCCACCACTTATTATTGAAAAACAACAGATCGATCGACTTTTTGAGACTTTAGCGAAGGCTTTTAAAATGGCTTGA
- a CDS encoding ABC transporter permease, protein MTISASDNASIKFDTLVRSLGRKWLVVHAALSFAFIYLPILILVIYSFNASRFNAVWRGFTFDWYRGLLQVDSQLTANVTDARIWDALQNSLLVAVISTLLATIFGTAIALALERFRFPGRVLIDTLLFLPIVIPEITMGISLLVFFSLVFRLIENITGIRITFGLPTIIIGHVAFNISFVAITVRARLAELDPALEEAALDLGANEWKTLSKVILPLIAPAIFSGALLAFTLSLDDFVVTFFTAGVGATTLPLFVYGMIKFSVTPAINAISTLMLLASLLLVIPALMVGTKDLR, encoded by the coding sequence ATGACAATTTCTGCGTCAGATAATGCCTCGATAAAGTTTGATACGTTAGTGCGATCGCTCGGAAGAAAATGGTTAGTAGTTCATGCAGCTTTAAGTTTTGCTTTTATTTATTTGCCAATTCTCATATTAGTCATTTATTCGTTTAATGCATCGCGATTTAATGCGGTTTGGCGCGGTTTTACTTTCGATTGGTATCGCGGTTTACTGCAAGTTGATTCGCAATTAACAGCGAATGTCACTGATGCTCGAATTTGGGATGCGTTGCAGAATAGTTTACTTGTTGCTGTGATTTCGACTCTTTTAGCAACAATTTTTGGAACTGCGATCGCCCTTGCTTTGGAACGTTTTCGCTTTCCTGGACGCGTTTTAATTGATACTTTGTTATTTCTGCCGATTGTGATTCCCGAAATTACAATGGGTATTTCTTTATTAGTTTTCTTCAGTTTAGTTTTTCGGTTAATCGAAAATATTACAGGAATTCGCATTACTTTCGGTTTACCAACAATCATCATCGGTCACGTAGCGTTTAATATTTCTTTTGTGGCAATTACTGTCAGGGCGCGTTTAGCTGAACTCGATCCAGCACTAGAAGAAGCTGCTTTAGATTTAGGAGCTAATGAATGGAAAACATTATCGAAAGTTATTTTACCGCTAATTGCTCCGGCGATTTTTAGTGGGGCTTTGCTTGCTTTTACGCTTTCTTTAGATGATTTTGTTGTCACTTTCTTTACAGCAGGAGTTGGTGCAACAACTTTGCCACTTTTTGTGTATGGAATGATTAAGTTTTCGGTAACACCGGCAATTAATGCAATTTCTACTTTAATGTTGTTGGCTTCTTTATTGTTAGTTATACCCGCGTTAATGGTTGGGACGAAAGATTTGAGATGA
- a CDS encoding ABC transporter ATP-binding protein, giving the protein MIPAVELQQLSKRFTENKDFLAVNHINLQITAGEFFSLLGPSGCGKTTTLRMIAGFETPTSGEIFIHGEPMSHRLPFHRPVNTVFQNYALFPHLTVAQNVAFGLEMENRPRREIQNRVAEVLAQVQLTGMEKRYPRQLSGGQQQRVALARALIKQPAVLLFDEPLGALDLKLRKEMQLELKRMQQRLGITFIYVTHDQEEALTMSDRIAVMHQGQVLQVGTPIEIYEKPTSRFVADFIGETNFLIGRVIKRQLGTVTVLVDEQIPIRVSCNDEIAIDSIVTLVVRPEKVAILPANSDESLQGKVEETVYIGTDTRYIVRLTEQSCITVRSQNLHPSDLHKFTPGDSVKIKLPLNNIRILTEDALTCNAYNRQNVKPLLASSN; this is encoded by the coding sequence ATGATACCAGCAGTCGAACTCCAACAACTCTCCAAAAGATTCACCGAAAACAAAGACTTCCTCGCCGTTAATCATATCAACCTCCAAATAACCGCCGGCGAATTCTTCTCCCTCCTTGGACCATCAGGATGTGGTAAAACAACAACACTACGAATGATCGCCGGATTTGAAACTCCCACCTCAGGAGAAATTTTCATCCACGGCGAACCCATGTCGCATCGCTTACCATTTCACCGCCCAGTCAACACAGTATTTCAAAACTACGCATTATTTCCACATCTCACCGTCGCCCAAAACGTCGCCTTTGGACTCGAAATGGAAAATCGCCCCCGTCGAGAAATTCAAAATCGAGTCGCGGAAGTATTAGCCCAAGTACAACTGACTGGAATGGAAAAACGCTACCCGCGTCAACTTTCTGGGGGACAGCAGCAACGCGTCGCCTTAGCGCGGGCTTTGATCAAACAGCCTGCTGTGTTATTGTTTGACGAACCTTTAGGGGCTTTAGATTTGAAGTTGCGTAAAGAAATGCAACTCGAACTCAAACGGATGCAACAACGTTTAGGTATTACATTTATCTACGTCACGCACGATCAAGAAGAAGCCCTCACCATGTCCGATCGCATCGCTGTTATGCACCAAGGACAAGTATTGCAAGTAGGGACACCGATTGAAATTTACGAAAAACCTACTTCGCGCTTTGTCGCTGATTTTATTGGTGAAACAAATTTCTTAATCGGACGCGTTATTAAACGTCAGTTAGGTACAGTTACAGTTTTGGTTGACGAACAAATACCCATACGCGTCAGTTGTAACGATGAAATTGCGATAGATAGCATTGTCACTTTAGTTGTACGTCCTGAAAAAGTCGCAATTCTCCCCGCTAACAGCGATGAATCTTTGCAAGGTAAGGTCGAAGAAACTGTGTATATTGGCACTGATACACGTTATATTGTGCGCCTAACAGAACAAAGCTGCATTACCGTGCGATCGCAAAATCTCCACCCTAGCGACCTTCACAAATTCACGCCTGGCGACAGCGTAAAAATCAAATTACCACTAAATAACATTCGCATTTTAACCGAGGATGCACTCACTTGTAATGCATATAATCGCCAAAATGTCAAGCCACTGCTAGCCAGTAGCAACTAG
- a CDS encoding MoaD/ThiS family protein, producing the protein MAVKVLIPTPLQKFTNNQATLECNGSNIAELLESLEQSCPGIKSRLCDEQGQPRRFLNLYVNSEDIRFLDGTETPLKEGDEVSIVPAVAGG; encoded by the coding sequence ATGGCTGTTAAAGTATTAATTCCCACACCATTACAGAAATTCACGAACAATCAAGCTACGCTCGAATGCAACGGTAGCAACATCGCCGAATTACTCGAATCGCTAGAGCAAAGCTGTCCTGGTATCAAATCGCGGCTTTGTGACGAACAAGGACAACCTCGGCGCTTCTTAAATTTGTACGTTAACAGTGAGGATATCCGCTTTTTAGATGGAACCGAAACACCACTCAAAGAAGGCGATGAAGTAAGCATTGTTCCAGCAGTTGCTGGTGGTTAA
- a CDS encoding ABC transporter permease: protein MVKSTVESRKRRSLAFLLFPATFWLLLFFIVPLLMVLLYSFLQRGTYGGVVWSFSLESYQRLASELYLGVIWRSIWLALITTVACLIIGYPLAFFIATCSGRWRNVLVLLVIIPFWTNFLVRTYAWIVLLRQEGVFNVALQNFQIVDAPLNLLFTPFAVTVGLIYGYLPFMILPLYATMERFNFSLVEAAHDLGANDIRSFIRVILPLTMRGIIAGTILVFVPAVGAFVTPDILGGAKTLMVGNLIQNQFLKARNWPFGSALSMLLMAVVLVPVLIYFRISEETS, encoded by the coding sequence ATGGTTAAGTCAACGGTTGAGTCGCGTAAGCGTAGAAGTTTGGCGTTTTTGTTGTTTCCGGCGACTTTTTGGTTGTTGCTGTTTTTTATTGTGCCGTTATTGATGGTGTTGCTGTACAGTTTTTTGCAGCGGGGAACGTATGGCGGAGTTGTTTGGAGTTTTAGTTTAGAGAGTTATCAACGGCTAGCAAGTGAACTGTATCTAGGTGTCATTTGGCGTTCAATTTGGTTGGCTTTAATTACGACGGTGGCTTGTTTAATTATTGGCTATCCGTTGGCGTTTTTTATTGCTACTTGTTCGGGGCGCTGGCGAAATGTTTTGGTGCTGCTGGTAATTATTCCTTTTTGGACTAATTTTTTGGTGCGAACTTATGCTTGGATTGTGCTTTTGCGTCAGGAAGGGGTATTTAATGTCGCACTACAAAACTTTCAAATTGTTGACGCCCCGCTGAATTTATTATTTACGCCGTTTGCGGTGACTGTGGGGTTAATTTATGGCTATTTGCCGTTTATGATTTTGCCATTGTACGCCACAATGGAGCGTTTTAATTTTTCGCTAGTTGAAGCTGCACACGATTTAGGTGCAAATGATATTCGTAGCTTTATTCGGGTAATTTTGCCATTAACGATGCGGGGAATTATTGCAGGGACAATTCTTGTTTTTGTTCCGGCTGTGGGGGCGTTTGTCACTCCTGATATTCTGGGTGGCGCGAAAACTTTAATGGTGGGAAATTTAATTCAAAATCAGTTTTTAAAAGCGCGTAATTGGCCTTTTGGTTCGGCACTTTCGATGTTGCTGATGGCGGTGGTTTTGGTTCCGGTGCTGATATATTTTCGTATATCTGAGGAAACATCATGA
- the thrC gene encoding threonine synthase: MTQAKTLNPTAATFKALKCKECGAEYELAASHVCEACFGPLEVTYDYNTLRRTVTRESIQSGPNSIWRYRSFLPVATENVIDVGTGMTPLVQANRLARRLGLKKLYIKNDAVNMPTLSFKDRVVSVALSRARELGFSTVSCASTGNLANSTAAIAAHAGLDCCVFIPADLEAGKVLGTLIYSPTVMAVQGNYDQVNRLCCEVANTYGWGFVNINLRPYYSEGSKTLGYEVAEQLGWQLPDHIVAPLASGSLFTKIYKGFQEFIQVGLVADKSVRFSGAQAEGCSPIAQAYQEGREFVKPVKPNTIAKSIAIGNPADGIYALEIARKTNGNIASVTDPEIIEGIKLLAETEGIFTETAGGTTIAVLKKLVEAGKIDPDETTVAYITGNGLKTQEAVQGYIGEPLTIEAKLDSFERALERSRTLERLDWQQVLV, translated from the coding sequence ATGACCCAGGCAAAAACCCTCAACCCAACAGCAGCAACCTTTAAAGCCCTCAAGTGTAAAGAGTGTGGTGCTGAATACGAACTTGCAGCAAGCCATGTTTGTGAAGCTTGTTTTGGTCCATTAGAAGTCACCTACGATTACAACACTCTCCGCCGCACTGTAACGCGCGAAAGTATTCAATCAGGTCCCAACTCAATTTGGCGCTATCGTTCTTTCTTACCCGTCGCAACTGAAAATGTCATTGATGTCGGTACAGGGATGACTCCCTTAGTACAAGCAAATCGCTTAGCTCGTCGCCTGGGATTGAAAAAGCTCTACATCAAAAATGATGCGGTCAATATGCCCACCCTCAGCTTCAAAGATCGGGTAGTATCTGTTGCTTTATCCCGCGCCCGCGAACTTGGTTTTTCGACCGTATCGTGTGCCAGTACCGGAAATTTAGCAAACTCTACAGCTGCGATCGCCGCCCATGCTGGATTAGACTGTTGCGTATTCATCCCTGCGGATTTAGAAGCAGGTAAAGTTTTAGGTACGTTAATTTACAGTCCTACTGTTATGGCAGTGCAAGGCAACTACGACCAAGTCAACCGCTTGTGTTGCGAAGTTGCTAATACATACGGATGGGGATTTGTCAATATCAATTTACGTCCGTATTACTCAGAAGGTTCCAAAACTCTTGGTTATGAAGTTGCCGAACAACTCGGCTGGCAATTACCCGATCATATCGTTGCGCCTTTAGCGTCGGGTTCTTTATTCACCAAGATCTACAAAGGCTTCCAAGAGTTCATTCAAGTCGGCTTAGTCGCAGATAAAAGCGTACGGTTTAGCGGTGCGCAAGCCGAAGGGTGTTCGCCAATCGCGCAAGCTTATCAAGAAGGACGCGAGTTTGTTAAACCTGTTAAACCAAATACAATCGCTAAATCAATTGCGATCGGAAATCCCGCTGATGGTATCTATGCACTAGAAATTGCACGCAAAACCAACGGTAACATTGCATCCGTCACCGATCCTGAGATCATAGAAGGCATCAAGTTACTTGCCGAAACCGAAGGCATCTTCACTGAAACCGCAGGCGGAACGACGATCGCAGTTCTCAAAAAACTGGTAGAAGCCGGTAAAATTGATCCAGACGAAACGACAGTTGCTTACATCACCGGAAACGGACTTAAAACCCAAGAAGCTGTACAAGGCTACATTGGCGAACCGTTGACGATTGAAGCGAAGCTTGATAGCTTTGAACGCGCATTAGAGCGATCGCGTACTTTAGAGCGTCTCGACTGGCAGCAAGTTTTGGTATAA